In Candidatus Desulfofervidus auxilii, one genomic interval encodes:
- a CDS encoding ABC transporter ATP-binding protein translates to MNNQPLLEVRNLWKSFSHKEYQIEILKGIDLKIFKGNTIAITGASGVGKSTLLHILATLERPTKGKVFYKGQDLFQLSSDALARFRNQKLGFVFQFHYLLPEFTAWENVMLPALIAGWSEKKAKEQARRLLQEVGVYHRRNHRPGELSGGEQQRVAIARALVLEPELIWADEPTGNLDQNTAEKVQSLLFSIHQKTGITMIVATHNLKLASLFAICYELTQGQLIRKQC, encoded by the coding sequence ATGAATAATCAGCCTTTATTAGAAGTAAGAAACTTGTGGAAGTCTTTTTCTCACAAAGAATACCAAATAGAAATCCTTAAAGGCATTGACCTTAAAATTTTTAAAGGTAATACTATTGCCATTACCGGTGCTTCAGGAGTGGGAAAATCTACTCTTTTACATATTTTAGCTACCTTAGAAAGACCTACCAAAGGAAAGGTGTTTTATAAAGGGCAGGACTTATTTCAACTTTCTTCTGATGCATTGGCTCGATTTCGCAACCAAAAATTGGGATTTGTTTTTCAATTTCATTATTTATTACCTGAATTTACTGCTTGGGAAAATGTAATGTTGCCTGCCTTGATTGCTGGTTGGTCAGAAAAAAAAGCCAAAGAACAAGCCAGGAGATTACTTCAGGAAGTAGGGGTTTATCATCGCAGAAATCATCGGCCAGGAGAACTCTCTGGAGGTGAACAACAAAGAGTGGCTATCGCTAGGGCATTAGTATTAGAACCGGAATTAATTTGGGCAGACGAACCTACAGGTAATTTGGACCAAAATACAGCAGAAAAGGTCCAATCCTTACTTTTTTCCATCCACCAAAAAACAGGTATAACCATGATTGTAGCTACACATAATTTAAAACTAGCATCTCTTTTTGCAATATGTTATGAGTTGACCCAAGGTCAATTGATAAGGAAGCAATGTTGA
- a CDS encoding SPOR domain-containing protein → MGEKKKFYTIKLTKKGLFFVSVGAFFALLWMFVLGIFVGQELIYLPSLPRIQVPIFSKSPKTTPGQEKPKQYSVQVGAFKNIKNALKFQNELSHKGYKTFIKDIKNNSHIYYRVYVGPYPLEKALGVYDTLSTQNYSPAKPSPLP, encoded by the coding sequence ATGGGAGAAAAGAAAAAATTTTATACCATCAAATTGACAAAAAAAGGCCTATTTTTTGTGAGTGTAGGTGCATTTTTTGCCTTGTTGTGGATGTTTGTTTTGGGCATATTTGTAGGACAGGAATTAATTTATTTGCCTTCTTTGCCAAGAATTCAAGTGCCCATTTTCTCCAAAAGTCCCAAAACAACTCCTGGGCAAGAAAAACCCAAACAATATAGTGTTCAAGTAGGAGCCTTTAAAAACATAAAAAATGCCCTTAAATTCCAAAACGAACTAAGCCATAAGGGATATAAGACCTTTATAAAAGACATAAAAAATAATTCTCACATTTATTATCGCGTTTATGTAGGTCCTTATCCCCTAGAGAAGGCCTTGGGTGTTTATGATACCCTAAGCACGCAAAATTACTCTCCGGCTAAACCCAGCCCTCTACCTTGA
- the lysS gene encoding lysine--tRNA ligase, whose product MEDSLIQQRRDKFKKLLERGVKPYPNDFKPTHRIQEILFQYGDKEQITVSENFCLAGRIMAIRHFGKAAFIHFQDDTGRLQAYFKQDQLGKEQYGIFKLLDIGDIIGIEGKLFRTKTGELTILVERFELLVKSFRPLPEKYHGLKDIELRYRQRYLDLIVNQEVRERFIKRSKIIQFIRHFLVKNNFLEVETPVMQIIPGGALAKPFKTFHQALGVPLYLRIAPELYLKRLLVGGFNRVFEISRNFRNEGIDVDHNPEFTMLEFYQAYATYEDLMAFTQELISQLAEEILGSKKIVYQGKSIDLTPPWQCLDFLNSLKETGLVSQQILADEEKVMAYAGDLGIKLRPGEGVGKVLTKLFEKLVEPKLIQPTFIIGYPIEASPLARRNEQNPEITDRFELFIAGKEIANGFSELNDPDDQRERFLEQMAKRAAGDEEAHQIDEDYITALEYGMPPAAGEGIGIDRLTMILTNASSIRDVILFPHLRPES is encoded by the coding sequence ATGGAAGATTCTTTGATTCAACAGAGACGAGATAAATTTAAAAAACTGTTAGAACGGGGTGTCAAACCCTATCCCAATGATTTTAAACCTACCCATAGAATTCAGGAAATTTTGTTTCAATATGGTGATAAAGAACAAATAACTGTTTCAGAAAACTTCTGCCTAGCAGGAAGGATTATGGCCATACGCCACTTTGGTAAGGCGGCTTTTATTCACTTTCAAGATGATACTGGAAGACTTCAGGCCTATTTTAAGCAAGACCAGTTGGGTAAAGAACAATATGGAATTTTTAAATTGCTGGATATCGGTGATATTATAGGGATAGAGGGTAAGTTGTTTCGGACTAAAACTGGAGAATTGACTATTTTGGTAGAGAGGTTTGAGTTGCTTGTAAAATCATTTCGACCCTTGCCTGAGAAATATCATGGGCTCAAGGACATAGAACTTAGATATAGACAGCGTTATTTAGATTTGATAGTCAATCAAGAGGTAAGGGAGCGTTTTATAAAACGGAGTAAAATTATTCAATTCATACGTCATTTTTTAGTAAAAAATAATTTTTTAGAAGTAGAGACGCCTGTTATGCAAATAATTCCCGGAGGGGCATTAGCAAAACCCTTTAAGACCTTTCATCAAGCCCTCGGGGTTCCTCTATACTTACGCATTGCCCCTGAATTGTATCTCAAAAGATTGCTAGTAGGGGGTTTTAATCGCGTGTTTGAAATCAGTCGCAATTTTAGAAATGAAGGGATAGATGTTGATCACAATCCCGAATTTACTATGTTAGAGTTTTATCAAGCTTACGCTACTTATGAAGATTTAATGGCCTTTACCCAAGAGCTCATTTCTCAACTAGCAGAAGAGATTTTAGGTAGTAAAAAAATTGTTTATCAGGGGAAATCCATTGATTTAACCCCGCCATGGCAGTGTTTAGATTTTTTGAACAGTTTGAAAGAAACAGGTTTGGTATCCCAACAAATCTTGGCAGATGAAGAAAAGGTCATGGCTTATGCCGGTGATTTGGGTATTAAGCTCAGGCCAGGAGAAGGTGTGGGGAAGGTTCTAACTAAGTTGTTTGAGAAACTTGTAGAGCCCAAGCTTATCCAACCTACTTTTATCATAGGATATCCAATAGAAGCCTCACCCCTTGCTCGACGTAATGAGCAAAACCCAGAGATTACAGATAGATTTGAACTCTTTATTGCAGGTAAGGAAATCGCCAATGGTTTTTCGGAATTAAATGACCCTGATGACCAAAGAGAACGTTTTCTGGAACAAATGGCAAAAAGAGCAGCAGGGGATGAAGAGGCACATCAAATTGATGAGGATTATATTACGGCCTTGGAATATGGAATGCCCCCTGCGGCTGGTGAAGGTATAGGTATTGACAGATTAACCATGATTTTAACTAATGCCTCTTCTATTAGAGATGTTATTCTGTTTCCACATTTAAGGCCCGAGTCATGA
- a CDS encoding lipoprotein-releasing ABC transporter permease subunit, producing the protein MTLPYELFISLKYLQSKRKQKFISLVTFFSIIGVMVGVMTLIIVLSVMSGFEREVRTRILDINAHVFVLSFKGNIVKYQQLIDKVKRQPGIIGVAPFVYSQVMVKSDQNVSGAVLRGVEVESISKVSNLAKILKAGKIEALNITNQKLPSLIMGQELAKNLGVWLGDVVSVISPFGEITPTGQIPKVKKFLVGGIFDSGMYNYDSSLIYISLHQAQQFLGLGAAVTGLEVKIAEIFRARELAETIQKKLGFPFWTRNWIDMNKSLFSALRLEKITMFLILTLIVLVAVLNIGSSLIMMVMEKVKDIAILKTMGATDKNIMKIFVYQGLIVGILGTLLGIIGGISVCLLLKKYHFIHLPQDVYYLSSLPVELRWSDVIIVSIGAITLSFLATIHPARQAARLDPVEALRYE; encoded by the coding sequence ATGACACTTCCCTATGAACTATTCATTAGTTTGAAATATCTACAGTCTAAAAGGAAACAAAAGTTTATTTCTCTTGTCACCTTTTTTTCCATCATTGGAGTAATGGTAGGGGTGATGACCCTTATCATTGTGCTTTCTGTGATGTCTGGTTTTGAAAGAGAAGTGCGCACTCGGATATTAGATATTAATGCCCACGTCTTTGTGCTTAGTTTTAAAGGCAACATTGTGAAATATCAGCAATTAATAGATAAAGTTAAACGCCAACCTGGAATAATAGGAGTTGCCCCATTTGTATATTCTCAAGTAATGGTCAAATCAGACCAAAATGTTTCTGGAGCAGTATTACGAGGAGTAGAAGTAGAAAGTATTTCTAAAGTGAGCAATTTAGCAAAAATTTTAAAGGCAGGCAAAATAGAGGCACTTAATATTACTAATCAAAAATTACCTTCCCTTATCATGGGTCAGGAATTGGCTAAAAATCTGGGTGTATGGTTAGGGGATGTGGTCTCGGTTATTTCTCCTTTTGGAGAAATAACTCCTACAGGTCAGATTCCTAAGGTGAAAAAATTTTTAGTAGGGGGTATTTTTGATTCTGGGATGTATAATTACGACTCTTCTCTTATTTATATTTCACTCCACCAAGCTCAGCAGTTTCTTGGCTTAGGGGCTGCGGTTACCGGTTTGGAAGTAAAGATTGCGGAAATTTTTAGGGCTAGAGAGTTAGCTGAAACTATCCAAAAAAAACTTGGGTTTCCATTTTGGACAAGAAATTGGATAGATATGAATAAAAGTTTATTTTCTGCTTTAAGATTAGAAAAAATAACCATGTTTCTTATCCTCACTCTTATTGTGTTGGTAGCGGTTTTAAACATCGGAAGTAGTTTAATTATGATGGTTATGGAAAAGGTAAAGGATATTGCCATTTTAAAAACCATGGGGGCTACGGATAAAAATATTATGAAGATATTTGTTTATCAGGGTTTAATCGTGGGGATTTTAGGCACACTTCTAGGTATCATAGGGGGAATAAGTGTATGCTTATTATTAAAAAAATATCATTTTATTCACTTACCCCAAGATGTTTATTATTTGTCCAGTTTGCCCGTAGAATTGAGATGGAGTGATGTTATTATTGTTAGCATAGGGGCTATTACGTTGAGTTTCTTGGCTACTATTCACCCTGCCCGACAAGCAGCCAGGCTTGATCCAGTAGAGGCATTAAGATATGAATAA
- the argS gene encoding arginine--tRNA ligase encodes MKQKIKALLLDALNQAQKIGSLPRIAPPLFSIEVPKVADYGDFSTNLAFLLSKKTKQSPQEIAKELISHLPSCDWIKKVEIAAPGFINFFLKSSAWQGVIKNIITRPESYGQGKEREEKIIVEFVSANPTGPLHIGHGRGAAVGDTLANILDYAGYKIKREYYINDVGRQIQILGRSVFLRYLELLGEKIDFPKDHYQGEYIKKLAQEILERKGNKYREVAEKEAIPLFATFAKERIMEDIKKDLNNFGVRFDYWFSEKDLIKNGDVANLIKWLKETGLAYEKDGALWFASSRFKDEKDRVLVRANGATTYFASDLAYHKNKFERGFHILIDLWGADHHGYVPRLKAGIQALGYDMEKLKILLVQLVHLKRGGKPLAMSTRAGEFVTLKEVLEEVGKDAARFIFLTRSCDSHLDFDLEVAKSQNMENPVFYVQYAHARVCSLEKIAKERGIEFPPFNAVDLTPLQSEEEIGLMKLLARFPDLIEDIARTLEPHRLSYYLTELAGEFHRYYNKYRILDAPEDICAARFALAQAVKIVIAKGLSLLGVSAPKQM; translated from the coding sequence ATGAAACAAAAGATTAAGGCGTTGCTCCTCGATGCCTTAAATCAGGCACAAAAAATAGGTAGTTTACCGAGGATCGCTCCCCCACTTTTTAGTATTGAAGTGCCTAAGGTGGCTGATTATGGAGATTTTTCCACAAATCTTGCTTTTTTATTATCAAAAAAAACAAAACAATCACCTCAGGAAATTGCTAAGGAATTAATTTCACATCTTCCATCCTGTGATTGGATAAAAAAAGTGGAAATAGCTGCTCCGGGATTTATTAATTTCTTTTTGAAATCAAGTGCCTGGCAAGGAGTTATTAAAAATATTATAACCCGTCCAGAAAGTTATGGCCAGGGGAAGGAAAGGGAAGAAAAAATAATAGTGGAATTTGTCAGTGCTAATCCTACAGGTCCTTTACATATAGGACACGGAAGAGGAGCAGCTGTAGGAGATACATTGGCTAATATTTTGGATTATGCGGGGTATAAAATCAAACGAGAATATTATATTAACGATGTGGGAAGACAAATTCAAATCCTAGGAAGGTCGGTATTCCTTAGGTATTTGGAATTATTAGGTGAAAAAATAGATTTTCCTAAAGATCACTATCAGGGAGAATATATCAAAAAGTTAGCTCAGGAAATTTTAGAGAGAAAAGGAAATAAATATAGAGAAGTAGCAGAAAAAGAAGCAATTCCTTTATTCGCAACATTTGCTAAAGAAAGAATTATGGAAGATATTAAAAAAGATTTAAATAATTTTGGAGTTCGTTTTGACTATTGGTTTAGCGAAAAAGACTTAATAAAAAATGGTGATGTGGCCAATCTTATTAAATGGCTTAAAGAAACGGGATTGGCCTATGAAAAAGATGGTGCTTTATGGTTTGCTTCTTCTCGTTTTAAGGATGAAAAGGATAGGGTGCTTGTTCGAGCTAATGGTGCTACTACCTATTTTGCATCTGATTTAGCTTACCATAAAAATAAATTTGAGCGGGGCTTTCATATCTTAATAGACCTTTGGGGAGCCGACCATCACGGGTATGTGCCTAGACTTAAGGCCGGAATTCAGGCCCTGGGTTACGATATGGAAAAATTAAAAATTTTACTGGTGCAATTAGTACACCTAAAGCGGGGAGGAAAACCTTTGGCTATGTCTACTCGTGCAGGAGAGTTTGTCACTTTAAAAGAAGTATTAGAAGAAGTGGGGAAAGACGCTGCCCGTTTTATTTTTCTTACCAGATCCTGTGATAGTCACTTAGATTTCGATTTAGAAGTAGCTAAATCTCAAAATATGGAAAATCCAGTATTTTATGTCCAATATGCCCATGCTCGGGTGTGCAGTCTGGAAAAGATAGCCAAAGAGCGCGGTATTGAATTTCCTCCTTTTAATGCTGTAGATTTAACTCCCCTTCAATCAGAAGAAGAAATAGGATTGATGAAACTTTTAGCAAGATTTCCGGATTTAATAGAAGATATAGCTAGGACTTTAGAGCCTCACCGTCTGTCTTATTACCTTACAGAATTGGCTGGGGAATTTCACCGTTATTACAATAAATATCGCATTTTAGACGCACCTGAAGATATTTGTGCTGCTAGATTTGCCCTGGCTCAAGCAGTAAAGATAGTAATCGCCAAGGGACTTTCTCTGTTGGGGGTTTCAGCTCCAAAGCAGATGTAA
- the bamA gene encoding outer membrane protein assembly factor BamA: protein MKKHLVILIIFFLVSPISWAAELLKVGISPLVVYIPKKSPRMGEDLSLMLSQKIKNPKIKIVPWKGEIVQKIEEAKKEGEKQGLDYVIMGSLTQIGEKISLDLAIVETGGIKPPVLIYKEIPSMEKLEVVSTEIAQELVYKLLKKKRITRLEIIGNKSVDKEAILAVMQTKEGEIFDPKIIRRDIKSIFKMGFFKDIRVEVEDFPEGEIVKFIVSEKPVIKQIIIEGNKVIKDSDIREVIALKVNSILKEHLITKSVEQIKALYQKEGYFDAQVEYKIIPITSEKVKLTFIIKEGEKAYIKKIIFEGNKAFKDKTLKKQMKNKERWFLSFITGSGKLKTDELENDVNRIANFYYNHGYINVKIGEPQVERRGTDIYITIPIEEGEQYKVGKIAITGDLLKPETELKKILKLKSGAVYNREQLQKDITALSDVYASEGFAYVEIEPEIKVNSSTLSVDVVYHIKKGIKVYVGRIEFEGNTKTRDKVLRRELWIGEGETFNKIKIEKSIEALHRLGYFEDVKLETQRGEEPNEVNLKIKVKEQPTGSFSIGAGYSSIENFIIMADITQRNLFGRGQQVTLRGYIGSVTQRYTFDFTEPYLFDSQLSTGFQAFKWDTEYIDFTKESSGGEIRLSYPLGYYSRIYSTYHYEKAKTADFNEEIASKYITELADGIATSSIRLSWRRDTRNRFFNPSKGMVLSGSIEYAGGFLGGDSAFNRYEGSASIFIPLFWNTVGFIRTKVGYIDRRGKGVLPLFEKYYLGGPNTIRGYDFATISPRDPETGERIGGNKMFLCNLEYRFPIFEKIRLFGVVFFDAGNSYDINQSFDLTNLKKSVGMGVRWFSPMGPIRLEFGFALNAEEDESTSNWEFAMGTFF from the coding sequence ATGAAGAAGCATTTAGTGATATTAATCATATTTTTCCTGGTCTCCCCAATCAGTTGGGCAGCAGAATTGCTTAAAGTAGGTATTTCTCCCTTAGTGGTATATATTCCTAAAAAGTCTCCCAGGATGGGGGAAGACCTGTCTCTAATGCTTTCTCAAAAAATCAAAAATCCCAAAATAAAAATAGTTCCTTGGAAAGGTGAAATAGTTCAAAAAATAGAAGAAGCAAAAAAAGAAGGAGAGAAACAAGGATTAGATTATGTAATTATGGGTAGTTTAACACAGATAGGAGAAAAAATAAGTTTAGATTTGGCTATTGTAGAAACTGGTGGGATAAAGCCTCCTGTGCTTATTTACAAGGAAATACCCTCTATGGAAAAATTAGAGGTTGTTTCAACAGAAATAGCCCAAGAATTGGTTTACAAACTTCTTAAGAAAAAAAGAATAACCAGGTTAGAAATTATAGGCAATAAAAGTGTAGATAAAGAGGCTATTTTAGCCGTGATGCAAACAAAAGAAGGAGAAATATTTGACCCTAAAATAATTCGAAGAGATATAAAGTCTATTTTTAAAATGGGATTCTTTAAAGACATTCGGGTGGAAGTGGAAGATTTCCCTGAGGGAGAGATTGTTAAGTTTATAGTCTCTGAAAAACCTGTTATTAAACAAATAATTATTGAAGGGAATAAAGTGATTAAAGATAGTGATATCAGGGAAGTTATTGCCTTAAAAGTTAATTCCATTTTAAAAGAACATTTAATTACCAAATCAGTAGAGCAAATAAAGGCACTTTATCAAAAAGAAGGGTATTTTGATGCCCAAGTAGAATATAAAATTATTCCTATTACTTCAGAGAAAGTAAAACTAACTTTTATTATTAAAGAGGGAGAAAAGGCTTATATAAAGAAAATTATTTTTGAAGGAAACAAGGCGTTTAAAGACAAGACTTTGAAAAAACAAATGAAGAATAAGGAAAGGTGGTTTCTTTCCTTTATCACAGGTTCTGGTAAGTTAAAAACAGATGAGTTAGAAAATGATGTAAACAGAATAGCCAATTTTTATTATAATCATGGCTACATTAATGTTAAAATAGGAGAACCTCAGGTTGAAAGAAGGGGTACTGACATATATATAACTATTCCCATTGAGGAAGGAGAACAATACAAAGTAGGAAAAATTGCCATAACGGGAGATTTGCTTAAACCTGAGACCGAGTTAAAAAAAATACTAAAACTTAAATCAGGGGCAGTTTATAATCGAGAACAGTTACAAAAGGATATTACTGCCCTTTCAGATGTTTATGCCAGTGAAGGATTTGCCTATGTGGAAATTGAGCCTGAAATAAAAGTAAATTCTTCAACGCTCAGCGTAGATGTTGTTTATCATATTAAAAAGGGTATCAAAGTATATGTGGGGCGGATAGAGTTTGAAGGCAATACCAAAACTAGGGATAAAGTGCTAAGAAGAGAATTATGGATAGGAGAAGGAGAAACATTCAATAAAATAAAAATAGAAAAAAGTATAGAAGCCCTTCATAGATTAGGATATTTTGAAGACGTGAAACTAGAGACACAAAGAGGAGAAGAGCCCAATGAAGTAAATCTTAAGATTAAAGTGAAGGAACAACCTACTGGTTCTTTTTCTATTGGTGCTGGTTATAGTTCCATTGAGAATTTTATAATTATGGCGGATATCACACAGAGAAATTTGTTTGGAAGAGGTCAACAGGTTACTTTAAGGGGGTATATAGGAAGCGTTACCCAAAGATATACCTTTGATTTTACCGAACCTTATTTGTTTGATAGCCAACTTTCTACTGGATTTCAGGCCTTTAAATGGGATACAGAATATATAGATTTTACCAAAGAAAGTAGTGGTGGAGAAATTAGACTTAGCTATCCCCTTGGCTATTATTCTAGAATTTATTCTACCTATCATTATGAAAAGGCAAAAACTGCTGATTTTAACGAAGAAATAGCTTCTAAGTATATTACAGAGTTGGCGGATGGCATTGCTACTAGTAGTATACGACTAAGTTGGCGAAGAGATACTAGGAATAGATTTTTTAATCCTAGTAAAGGCATGGTTTTATCAGGTTCAATAGAGTATGCTGGTGGATTTTTAGGTGGAGACAGTGCATTTAATCGTTATGAAGGCTCTGCATCTATATTTATTCCCCTGTTTTGGAATACCGTAGGTTTCATTAGAACCAAAGTGGGTTATATTGATAGGAGAGGGAAGGGCGTTTTACCGCTTTTTGAAAAATATTATTTAGGCGGCCCCAACACTATTCGGGGTTATGACTTTGCTACTATCAGTCCCCGTGACCCTGAAACTGGTGAACGTATTGGGGGGAATAAGATGTTTCTTTGTAATTTAGAATATCGTTTCCCAATTTTTGAGAAAATAAGGTTGTTCGGGGTAGTATTTTTTGATGCAGGCAATAGTTATGATATAAATCAGTCTTTTGATCTAACAAATTTGAAGAAAAGCGTGGGTATGGGGGTAAGATGGTTTTCACCTATGGGACCTATAAGATTGGAATTTGGGTTTGCCCTCAACGCTGAAGAAGACGAGTCTACTAGTAACTGGGAATTTGCCATGGGAACATTTTTTTAA